From a single Bacillus pseudomycoides DSM 12442 genomic region:
- a CDS encoding MarR family winged helix-turn-helix transcriptional regulator has protein sequence MDMKKRELYGNIRDVYHQLQRNLDKAIEEHDISYVQFGVIQVLTKSGKVSMSKLIENMGCVPSNMTTMIQRMKRDGYVATEKNPNDQRETLVYLTEKGEIAREKVDVKYAGFLEENCGCFTDEEEQKLQELLLKWKHCIV, from the coding sequence ATGGATATGAAAAAAAGAGAATTATATGGAAATATTCGAGATGTCTATCATCAACTGCAAAGAAATTTGGATAAAGCGATAGAAGAGCACGATATAAGTTATGTTCAATTTGGTGTGATACAAGTACTTACGAAGTCTGGAAAGGTTTCTATGTCTAAGCTAATTGAAAATATGGGGTGTGTTCCAAGTAATATGACAACGATGATCCAAAGGATGAAACGAGATGGTTACGTTGCGACAGAGAAAAATCCAAATGATCAACGTGAAACACTTGTGTATTTAACTGAAAAGGGAGAAATAGCTAGGGAAAAAGTCGATGTAAAATATGCAGGTTTTTTAGAAGAAAATTGTGGCTGTTTTACTGATGAAGAAGAACAGAAGCTACAAGAATTATTATTAAAATGGAAGCATTGTATAGTTTAA